The genome window AAACGTCGGTTTTGCGAGGGCCAATAATCAGGGGTTCTCGATTTCGAAAGGAGATCTCATCTTCCTCCTCAACCCTGATGCCTTTGTTGATCCTTCCTGTCTCACGGCCCTCGAGGACTTTATCGAAGAGAACCCCTTGGCAGGTTCCGTCTCTCCCCAGGTTTTTTGGGATGAAGAGATGAAATACCTCTTCCCCCATTACACCTATCCTTCACCCGGTCATGACCTCCTTGCAAAGATGTCCTGTGCATCAGAGAGCTTTGGGACTCTCTATTCCCTTGCTGCACGGAGAGAGAATCTCAGGCTCTGGAGATCAACCCTTCCTCTGGAGGTCAAGAACCACCATGGTGGAGTTGTTCTCTTAAGGAGGTCTTCAGTAAAAGAGGCAGGCGGGCTTTTTGATGAGAGGTTCTTTCTCTTCTATGAAGATACCGATCTCTTCTTCAGGCTCAGGGAAAAGGGCTACAGGCTCTATACCGTGCCTGCGGCAAAGGCCGTACATAACTATACCCACAAAAGAGAAAAGCTCGATATCATGGCGAGGACCTGCAGGCTCTTTTATGAAAAACATTACAACAGAAGCCTTTTACGAAAGATTACAGGCCTTATCCCTCAACAACACCCCCCTGCGGGGATGTCTCTCGATTGCGGTCTCTGGAGTAGTCCCCTCTCCTTGTCTGTCCCATCAGAATTGAGAGACCGTTACCTTTTCGAATGGAGTCCTAATCCCCTCTTTATTCCCTCCATTGGGTTCTTCGGCAAGGGTGACCGTTTTGTCTTCTCCGGACAACTATGGGACTTCCTGGAACCCGGGACCTATTACAGCAGGATCTCCAACCCCGAAAAAGACTTTACGAGCCTCAAGACCTTGTGTTGGAGAAAAGGGGAATGAATTACATCACACGGGCATACCGTCCCGGCGACGAGGAGAAGATCATAGAGATGTTCAATGAAGTCTTCCATCAGAATCTCGATCTTTCCCACTGGTACTGGAAATACCGGGACAACCCCTATGGGTCATATGTTATCAGTCTTGCTA of Thermodesulfovibrionales bacterium contains these proteins:
- a CDS encoding glycosyltransferase family 2 protein codes for the protein MISVIIVNYRSAHLTARAVRSVSEGKGEREVIVIDNTSTAEERVLLHDLMRPYRVKLVVNDENVGFARANNQGFSISKGDLIFLLNPDAFVDPSCLTALEDFIEENPLAGSVSPQVFWDEEMKYLFPHYTYPSPGHDLLAKMSCASESFGTLYSLAARRENLRLWRSTLPLEVKNHHGGVVLLRRSSVKEAGGLFDERFFLFYEDTDLFFRLREKGYRLYTVPAAKAVHNYTHKREKLDIMARTCRLFYEKHYNRSLLRKITGLIPQQHPPAGMSLDCGLWSSPLSLSVPSELRDRYLFEWSPNPLFIPSIGFFGKGDRFVFSGQLWDFLEPGTYYSRISNPEKDFTSLKTLCWRKGE